The following nucleotide sequence is from Bacillota bacterium.
TTTGAGGAAGGAGCGCCGGCGTAAGCAGGGCGCAGGCAGCACGGCCGGCGGGCCGACGGGAGGGTGACGGCAGCATGGCACTGGCAACCAACCTGGGGTTCCCCCGCATCGGGGCGAACCGGGAGCTGAAGCGGGCCACCGAGGCCTACTGGCAGGGGGACATCGACGAAGCTGCGCTGCTTGCGACAGGCGCCGAACTCCGGCGCCGCCACTGGATGATGCAGCGGGAGGCGGGCATCGAGGTCATCCCGTCCAACGACTTTTCGTTTTACGACCACGTGCTGGACGCGGCCTGCCTTGTGGGGGCGGTGCCGGAGCGGTTCGGCTGGCAGGGCGGGCCGGTGCCGCTGCGCACGTACTTCGCCATGGCGCGGGGTTCGCAAGGCGGCGACGGCGCCGGCGCCGGGCAAAGCGCAGGACCTGGCCGGGGCGCGCAGGATGATGGCCAGAGCGGCATCCGGGCGATGGAGATGACCAAGTGGTTCGACACCAACTACCACTACATCGTCCCGGAGCTGTGGCCCGGCCAGCGCTTCACGCTCGCGTCCCGCAAGCCGGTGGAGGAGTTTCGGGAGGCCCAGGCGCTGGGGGTTGCGACCCGCCCGGTACTGGTGGGGCCGGTGAGCTTCCTGCTGCTGGGCAAGGCCCGGCAGCCGGGCTTCGACCGCCTCTCCCTGCTCGACCGCCTGCTGCCCGTCTACCAGGAGCTTCTCGGGCAACTGCGCGCTGCCGGCGCCCGGTGGGTGCAGATGGACGAGCCGTATCTCGCGCTCGACCTTGGGGACGCCGAACGGGCCGCGCTGCGGCGGGCGTACGCGGCGCTGGCCGAGGCGGCCGGGCGCCAGGACGGCGCCGACCCGGGGGCGCTTGGCATCCTGGTGGCCACCTACTTCGAGGGGCTGCGGGATAACCTCGAGACGGCGCTGCAGTTGCCGGCGGCGGGCCTGCACCTCGACCTGGTGCGGGCGCCTGACCAGATGGAGCAGGTCCTGCAGGCCGGCGTACCGGGCCACCTGTCGCTTTCGCTCGGCGTCGTGGACGGGCGCAACGTGTGGCGAACCCACCTCCCCTCGGCTCTCTCCCTGCTGGAGCGGGCGCGGCGGGCGCTGGGCGCCGAACGCCTCATGGTGGCCCCGTCTTGCTCGCTCATCCACGTGCCCATCGATGTGGAACGGGAGAAGGCCCTCGACCCTGAGGTAAAGGGGTGGCTGGCGTTTGCCCGCCAGAAGCTGGAGGAGGTCGCCCTGCTGGCGCGGGCGGTCAACGAGGGCCGGGAGGCGCTGCGGGAGGCGCTCGAGGCGAGCGAACGGCTGGCCGAGCAGCGCCGGCGCTCGCCCCGGCGCACCAAGCTGGCGGTTCAGCGGCGACTTGCGGAGCTGCAGCCCGAGCAGGCACGGCGGGCGGCGCCCCACGCCGAACGGCGGAAAGTTCAGCAACAACACCTCGAGCTGCCGGCCTTTCCCACCACGACCATCGGGTCGTTCCCCCAGACCCGGGAGCTGCGCCAGCTTCGCGCT
It contains:
- the metE gene encoding 5-methyltetrahydropteroyltriglutamate--homocysteine S-methyltransferase, which translates into the protein MALATNLGFPRIGANRELKRATEAYWQGDIDEAALLATGAELRRRHWMMQREAGIEVIPSNDFSFYDHVLDAACLVGAVPERFGWQGGPVPLRTYFAMARGSQGGDGAGAGQSAGPGRGAQDDGQSGIRAMEMTKWFDTNYHYIVPELWPGQRFTLASRKPVEEFREAQALGVATRPVLVGPVSFLLLGKARQPGFDRLSLLDRLLPVYQELLGQLRAAGARWVQMDEPYLALDLGDAERAALRRAYAALAEAAGRQDGADPGALGILVATYFEGLRDNLETALQLPAAGLHLDLVRAPDQMEQVLQAGVPGHLSLSLGVVDGRNVWRTHLPSALSLLERARRALGAERLMVAPSCSLIHVPIDVEREKALDPEVKGWLAFARQKLEEVALLARAVNEGREALREALEASERLAEQRRRSPRRTKLAVQRRLAELQPEQARRAAPHAERRKVQQQHLELPAFPTTTIGSFPQTRELRQLRARWRRGEISQEAYEEGIRREIERVVRLQEQIGLDVLVHGEPERSDMVEYFAQQMDGFAFTDHGWVQSYGTRYVKPPIIYGDVARPGPMTVRWITYAQSLTSRPVKGMLTGPVTILQWSFVRDDQPRDETCRQLALAIRDEVQDLEAAGIRVIQIDEPAFREGLPLRRAGWGRYLEWAGECFRLATSGVRNETQIHTHMCYSEFNDIIEAIAALDADVISIEASRSGMEILEAFRRFRYPNQVGPGVYDIHSPRVPPAEEMVELLRRAAAVVEPGKLWVNPDCGLKTRQYDEVVPALRNLVAAAKQVREAAGQAGQAGQTGREG